Proteins from a single region of Nitrospira sp.:
- a CDS encoding DEAD/DEAH box helicase — VSFAELSLTSFLADRLQQAGFTAPTPIQRAAIPLALEGRDLLAQAKTGSGKTLAFLIPLIERAIKEGWKPAGHQSAHTGASRLPRALVLAPTRELALQIEMELRKYAPPSVTSLAVYGGVPIERHYRALRQPPMIVIGTPGRLLDVTGTRHLDLRGIEYVVMDEADQMLDRGFLRDIQRILQLLPTQRQTMLFSATFSPEILSLAESMLKNPARTAVDPGVNSPTKITHAYYVVPSEASRVQLIHTLLQSSEAGDQSMVFCDQKYKVKRLAARLGGEPASVGAITGNHSQAQRERTLTAFRSGRLRSLVATDVAARGLDVPTVSQVIHYELPGNPTSYVHRTGRTGRADRSGATLLILSPQEEHEYLAMVRRLRIQTKRLSLPALAALPPPAHESEDNHQARRDGRGRDARPRRSGDRPNGLPQESRGGQGRRGWRSNRPAAPRHGNS, encoded by the coding sequence GGTGTCGTTTGCCGAATTGTCTCTGACGTCGTTTCTCGCTGACCGTTTACAGCAGGCCGGGTTTACCGCGCCGACTCCCATTCAACGCGCCGCGATTCCGCTGGCATTGGAGGGGCGCGATCTGTTGGCCCAGGCCAAGACGGGAAGCGGAAAAACGCTGGCGTTTCTGATCCCGCTGATTGAACGGGCCATCAAAGAAGGGTGGAAGCCCGCCGGCCATCAGTCCGCGCATACCGGAGCGTCACGGTTACCGCGCGCCTTGGTGCTGGCGCCGACCCGTGAGCTGGCCCTTCAAATCGAAATGGAACTCCGCAAGTATGCGCCGCCGTCGGTGACGTCGTTGGCTGTCTATGGCGGTGTTCCAATTGAACGGCACTATCGCGCCCTGCGCCAGCCGCCCATGATCGTGATCGGCACGCCGGGGCGTCTCTTGGATGTGACCGGCACGCGCCACTTGGATCTGCGCGGGATCGAGTATGTCGTGATGGACGAAGCCGATCAGATGTTGGATCGCGGATTCCTGCGCGATATTCAACGCATCCTCCAGCTCCTTCCCACGCAGCGGCAGACCATGCTGTTTTCCGCGACGTTCTCGCCGGAGATTCTCTCGCTGGCGGAATCGATGTTGAAAAACCCGGCCCGCACGGCCGTGGATCCTGGAGTAAATAGTCCGACCAAGATCACCCATGCGTATTATGTGGTGCCCAGCGAGGCATCGCGGGTCCAGTTGATCCACACCTTGCTGCAATCGTCCGAAGCCGGCGATCAATCGATGGTGTTCTGTGACCAGAAGTACAAGGTGAAACGGCTGGCCGCCCGTCTCGGCGGCGAACCGGCTTCTGTGGGCGCGATCACGGGGAATCACTCCCAGGCCCAGCGGGAGCGGACACTCACGGCATTCCGTTCCGGCCGGTTGCGATCATTGGTGGCCACCGATGTCGCGGCGCGTGGATTGGATGTCCCGACGGTCTCGCAGGTGATTCATTACGAGTTGCCAGGCAACCCGACCTCGTACGTCCATCGCACCGGTCGGACGGGCCGGGCTGATCGATCCGGGGCGACCCTCTTGATTCTCTCTCCGCAGGAGGAGCATGAATATCTGGCCATGGTGCGCCGCTTGCGCATCCAAACGAAGCGCTTGTCGTTGCCCGCATTGGCGGCGCTCCCGCCTCCCGCTCATGAGTCGGAGGACAACCATCAGGCAAGGCGGGACGGTCGGGGGCGTGATGCTCGGCCGCGTCGCTCCGGCGATCGTCCGAACGGACTGCCGCAAGAGTCGCGAGGTGGGCAGGGCCGACGGGGGTGGCGTTCCAATCGACCGGCCGCACCGCGCCACGGCAACAGTTGA
- a CDS encoding peptidylprolyl isomerase codes for MKATRNLLMGLLIAGCSAFGEAAFAQNDLAIADGMKVSLEYILTLPDKSVADSNVGQEPIIFVQGAHEIVPGLEKALEGMKAGQKRRIDVSAQDAYGPYNNKLKQSVDKEKLPKDVKVGDILQASDNRLVKVLEVNDKKVLIDLNHPLAGKTLTFDVTVLKVEKGEATDATEKKAP; via the coding sequence ATGAAAGCAACCAGGAATTTGCTGATGGGTCTGCTGATCGCCGGATGCTCGGCTTTCGGCGAGGCGGCCTTCGCACAAAACGACCTCGCGATCGCAGACGGAATGAAAGTGTCGCTGGAATATATCCTGACATTGCCGGACAAAAGCGTGGCTGACTCCAATGTCGGCCAGGAACCGATTATCTTCGTGCAAGGGGCGCATGAGATCGTCCCCGGCCTTGAAAAGGCGCTCGAAGGCATGAAGGCCGGGCAGAAGCGGCGCATCGACGTGTCGGCTCAGGACGCCTATGGTCCCTACAATAATAAACTGAAGCAAAGCGTCGATAAGGAAAAATTGCCCAAGGACGTCAAAGTCGGCGACATTTTGCAGGCATCGGATAACCGGTTGGTGAAGGTGCTGGAGGTGAATGACAAAAAGGTCCTCATCGATCTCAACCATCCGCTGGCGGGAAAAACCTTGACGTTCGATGTCACGGTTCTCAAGGTCGAAAAGGGTGAGGCGACAGACGCCACCGAAAAGAAAGCTCCCTAA
- a CDS encoding DUF5069 domain-containing protein: protein MTTYPRSPKVLLGGIAHLGRLIDKIKLRHAGQIQDYNYLTVGFDKYLIDFLQIDPKAFEQQVLADGNDDELLAWVKANGRTLSDQEVAQWSQGLLTSAPKDDATRQRYQGRLQEIAMKRGVPVTSLPPASTWVEAIELDEGRM from the coding sequence ATGACGACCTATCCACGCAGTCCGAAAGTGCTGCTCGGGGGTATTGCCCACTTGGGACGGCTAATCGACAAGATCAAGCTTCGCCATGCAGGTCAGATTCAGGACTACAATTACCTCACCGTCGGGTTTGATAAGTACTTGATCGACTTTTTGCAGATTGATCCGAAAGCCTTCGAGCAGCAGGTGTTGGCCGACGGAAATGATGACGAGCTGTTGGCCTGGGTGAAGGCGAATGGCCGTACGTTGTCCGATCAGGAGGTCGCGCAATGGTCGCAAGGGCTGTTGACCAGCGCTCCGAAGGATGACGCCACCCGGCAGCGTTATCAGGGACGCCTGCAGGAGATTGCAATGAAGCGTGGCGTGCCGGTGACCTCATTGCCGCCGGCGTCGACGTGGGTTGAGGCGATCGAGCTGGACGAAGGCCGGATGTAA